In Aequorivita sp. H23M31, a single window of DNA contains:
- a CDS encoding YybH family protein, producing MKKSLLFFFLFIALNAISQNEAEDKEAILAVLISQEKAWNQFDLEGYMQGYWKTDSLKFYGSKGLTNGWQQTLDNYKKGYPSKEYTGTLKFTVDNISQIEENSYSVMGQYHLTRKAGNANGVFMIIFKKIDGEWRIVADLSC from the coding sequence ATGAAAAAATCACTTCTATTTTTCTTCCTATTTATAGCACTAAACGCCATTTCCCAAAACGAAGCCGAAGACAAAGAAGCCATTCTCGCAGTTCTAATATCGCAGGAAAAAGCCTGGAACCAATTTGATCTTGAAGGATATATGCAAGGCTATTGGAAGACTGATTCATTAAAATTCTACGGTAGCAAAGGCCTTACCAATGGCTGGCAACAAACCTTGGACAACTACAAAAAAGGATATCCTTCCAAAGAATATACTGGAACCTTAAAATTCACGGTTGACAATATTTCACAAATTGAAGAGAACTCGTACTCCGTAATGGGCCAATATCATTTAACTCGCAAGGCGGGAAATGCAAACGGTGTTTTCATGATAATCTTCAAAAAAATTGACGGCGAATGGCGAATTGTTGCCGATTTGAGCTGTTGA
- a CDS encoding DUF6503 family protein: MKYLPILLIFLISCKQETKTLSAQQIIDKAIENAGGSKFENADIQFTFRNVTYTNQRKNGLFEFTRSFTDSLGEVKDVLNNSGFERFINSEKIVLADSTAEKYSNSLNSVHYFVQLPYGLNDAAVQKELVGETKIKGKEYYMTKVTFSQDGGGTDHDDVYMYWINKEDFHIDYFAYKFYTGEGGIRFREAYNPRQIEGLRFVDYKNYKIEPWESVDLKDLGERFESGKLELLSDIKTENILVDGSINN; the protein is encoded by the coding sequence ATGAAGTATCTTCCTATTCTCCTTATATTTCTTATTTCCTGTAAACAAGAGACCAAAACTCTTTCCGCACAACAAATTATTGATAAAGCCATCGAAAATGCTGGGGGGAGCAAATTTGAAAATGCAGATATCCAATTTACTTTTCGCAATGTAACATATACCAACCAGCGAAAAAATGGATTATTTGAATTTACCCGAAGTTTTACAGATTCCTTAGGCGAGGTCAAGGATGTTCTTAATAATTCAGGCTTTGAGCGTTTTATTAATTCCGAAAAAATCGTTCTAGCCGATTCTACCGCCGAAAAATATTCCAACTCGCTCAATTCCGTGCATTACTTTGTGCAATTGCCATACGGTCTCAATGATGCCGCAGTTCAAAAGGAATTGGTAGGCGAAACAAAAATAAAAGGAAAGGAATATTATATGACAAAAGTGACTTTTTCCCAAGATGGAGGCGGCACAGACCACGACGATGTTTATATGTACTGGATTAATAAGGAGGATTTTCACATAGATTATTTTGCATATAAATTTTATACAGGAGAAGGTGGAATTCGTTTTCGGGAAGCTTATAATCCAAGACAGATTGAAGGGTTACGCTTTGTAGATTACAAAAATTATAAAATTGAACCGTGGGAATCTGTCGATCTAAAAGATTTAGGTGAAAGGTTCGAATCTGGAAAACTGGAATTGCTTTCGGATATTAAAACAGAAAATATTTTAGTTGATGGATCAATCAATAATTAA
- a CDS encoding DUF2147 domain-containing protein, which produces MKNLTLFLILALFTCAVQSQTLTENEITGTWQVVDVVEVGTKPKQAKEMVASYIDILPDHSFQIRMRNIASKKFENKFDGYKWNYNTSSQTIELSKGDMSIKPSKSNGKMYFEIPETGMKLEVVMPI; this is translated from the coding sequence ATGAAAAATCTGACCTTATTTCTTATACTAGCTCTTTTTACCTGCGCGGTCCAGAGTCAAACCTTGACCGAAAATGAAATAACCGGAACTTGGCAAGTCGTAGATGTGGTAGAAGTGGGCACCAAGCCCAAACAAGCTAAAGAAATGGTCGCATCATATATCGATATCCTCCCAGACCACAGTTTTCAGATAAGGATGAGAAATATTGCATCAAAAAAGTTTGAAAACAAGTTCGACGGCTATAAATGGAATTATAATACATCTTCCCAAACCATTGAACTCAGTAAAGGCGATATGTCCATAAAGCCATCAAAAAGCAATGGAAAAATGTATTTCGAGATTCCCGAAACTGGAATGAAGCTAGAGGTTGTAATGCCTATATAA
- a CDS encoding BCCT family transporter produces the protein MSIKVTRKDPTSKFLGLVVNKTVFFSAIVVIILSVGFTLLFEKQADYYFGVAQTYVSEHGGWIYTLAVNLFIVFCLYMAFGKFGKIRLGGKNAKPEFSLYGWFAMLFSAGIGNGLVLFSIADPVRDFLNPPRLAGAEPAVIAQEAINFSFLHHGIHGWAIYSVVGLSLAYFTYNRKMPLTLRSAFYPLLGNRIYGWMGDVIDIMAVITTLFGLATTIGFGVGQINSGFTHVFGIPSSLFYQILIILGVTAAATLSAFSGVNKGVQMLSKLNVRVAMAIFLLVLILGPTTFIFRNYIQNLGSYLTHFVEMSTWTESLRGTDWQKMRTIMYWGWWISWSPFVGTFIARISKGRTVKEFILCVLVLPALVTFLWFSAFGGTTMRDILMGDTAMIAAVNDNISTALYVFFDKFPLAIVLKSLGVILICSFIITSADSGALVVDSITSGGKIKTPPFQRVIWAVATGVIAAVLMYGGGLNALQTVVTISGLPFAILLIMMCFSLYRGMNEDYEKSQRKNKLLERESYRKNILNLVNEERKEKNLEEIDPEKRSKNEPKTTDL, from the coding sequence ATGTCCATAAAAGTTACTAGAAAAGATCCCACTTCAAAATTCCTTGGGTTGGTGGTAAATAAAACAGTCTTCTTTTCTGCGATTGTTGTTATTATTCTGAGTGTAGGATTTACCCTGCTTTTTGAGAAACAGGCAGATTATTATTTTGGGGTAGCCCAAACGTATGTTTCCGAGCATGGAGGTTGGATTTATACGTTGGCCGTAAATCTTTTTATAGTTTTCTGCCTGTATATGGCCTTCGGTAAATTTGGAAAGATCCGTTTAGGAGGAAAAAATGCCAAACCCGAATTCAGTTTGTATGGGTGGTTCGCTATGCTGTTTAGTGCGGGAATTGGAAATGGACTGGTTCTTTTTAGTATTGCAGATCCTGTGCGGGATTTTTTAAATCCTCCGCGACTTGCAGGGGCCGAACCGGCGGTTATCGCTCAAGAAGCAATTAATTTCTCTTTTCTTCACCACGGAATTCACGGCTGGGCAATTTATTCGGTAGTAGGTCTTTCCTTGGCATATTTCACCTATAACAGGAAAATGCCCCTCACTTTGCGGTCCGCATTTTATCCTTTATTAGGGAATAGAATCTACGGTTGGATGGGAGACGTTATCGATATAATGGCTGTGATTACAACCCTTTTTGGTCTGGCAACAACCATCGGATTTGGAGTAGGGCAGATCAACTCCGGATTTACACATGTTTTTGGTATTCCCAGTTCCCTTTTTTATCAAATCCTTATAATTTTAGGAGTAACCGCAGCAGCGACCCTATCCGCTTTTAGCGGCGTGAATAAAGGAGTGCAAATGCTCAGTAAGCTGAACGTTCGCGTGGCTATGGCTATTTTTCTGTTAGTTTTGATATTAGGTCCTACTACCTTTATTTTTAGGAATTATATACAAAACCTAGGTAGTTATCTAACCCATTTTGTGGAAATGTCAACGTGGACAGAATCGCTGCGCGGAACCGACTGGCAAAAAATGCGAACTATAATGTATTGGGGCTGGTGGATTTCCTGGTCTCCATTTGTGGGTACTTTTATCGCCCGTATTTCCAAGGGAAGGACGGTTAAGGAATTTATTCTTTGCGTCCTTGTTCTTCCCGCTCTGGTTACTTTTCTATGGTTTAGCGCCTTTGGAGGAACGACCATGCGAGATATTTTAATGGGTGATACCGCAATGATCGCGGCCGTAAATGATAATATTTCTACAGCATTGTATGTGTTTTTTGATAAGTTTCCATTGGCTATCGTTTTAAAATCTTTGGGGGTAATCCTTATCTGTAGCTTTATTATTACTTCTGCAGATTCTGGAGCCTTGGTCGTAGATAGTATTACTTCTGGTGGAAAAATAAAGACTCCTCCCTTTCAAAGAGTTATTTGGGCAGTTGCCACCGGAGTTATTGCGGCGGTATTAATGTATGGAGGAGGTCTCAATGCCTTGCAAACTGTTGTAACTATTTCTGGTTTGCCCTTCGCCATTCTCTTGATAATGATGTGTTTTTCACTGTATCGGGGAATGAATGAGGATTATGAAAAATCCCAGCGAAAGAACAAACTACTGGAACGCGAATCCTATCGCAAAAATATTTTGAACTTGGTAAACGAGGAGCGAAAAGAGAAAAATCTGGAGGAGATCGATCCCGAAAAACGGTCGAAGAATGAACCAAAAACAACAGATTTATAA
- a CDS encoding universal stress protein, which yields MTKKINLENQLKLMVALDLTEMDAILVKYINFLSKVWNIEHIYFTHNIKQYKLYDLHDDFVEKGITVEDIVDRGLQKTIEKHYQSTVPHTLLITTDDYTESILSQLAEDYKIDVMVTGNKDELQGTGALSQKLVRMLDSHVLLVPEESTHKMDNVLVPTDFSAASARCFPVAASLVQRFNGKVEALHVYDIPQFFFPYINTEKALDKTKLHLKEKVQQFRKKHKLSEEITFKSIDREDHSIVEAIELQAERSNSDIVVVSARGGNNITTLFVGSTTNDLLARNRKMPLLVVR from the coding sequence ATGACGAAGAAAATTAATCTAGAGAACCAGTTGAAATTGATGGTTGCCTTGGACCTAACCGAGATGGATGCGATTTTGGTGAAGTATATAAACTTTCTAAGTAAGGTTTGGAATATTGAGCACATATATTTTACCCATAATATCAAGCAGTATAAACTCTACGATCTACACGACGATTTTGTGGAAAAAGGGATTACCGTTGAGGATATAGTGGATCGCGGTTTACAAAAAACCATAGAAAAGCACTACCAATCAACAGTACCACATACTTTGCTTATTACAACTGATGATTATACTGAGAGTATTTTGAGCCAGCTTGCGGAAGATTATAAAATTGACGTAATGGTAACGGGCAATAAGGACGAATTGCAAGGAACGGGGGCTCTTAGCCAGAAATTGGTAAGAATGTTGGATTCGCACGTTTTGTTGGTTCCAGAAGAGTCCACCCATAAAATGGATAATGTGTTGGTGCCCACCGATTTTAGTGCGGCTTCTGCCCGGTGTTTTCCTGTGGCGGCTAGCTTGGTGCAACGGTTTAATGGAAAGGTGGAGGCATTGCACGTCTATGATATTCCACAATTTTTCTTTCCTTATATCAATACGGAAAAAGCCCTCGACAAGACCAAGCTGCATCTCAAGGAAAAGGTCCAGCAATTCCGAAAAAAACACAAACTATCCGAAGAAATAACCTTTAAATCCATAGACAGAGAGGATCATTCAATTGTAGAGGCCATCGAACTCCAAGCAGAGAGGAGTAATTCGGATATAGTGGTAGTTTCCGCTAGAGGAGGAAATAATATTACTACCTTGTTTGTGGGCAGTACTACAAACGATCTGTTGGCAAGAAATAGGAAGATGCCGTTGTTGGTGGTGCGGTAA
- a CDS encoding MsnO8 family LLM class oxidoreductase encodes MKLSIVDLSTVLPDESRHDALMHSIEVAQHIEKLGFHRIWVAEHHGSGSIAGRAPEILIGAIAANTKSIRVGSGSVLLNHYSPFKVAEVFCTLNELYPGRIDLGAGRATTGPVTDFALQQARDRQFRSNSDEQIVELVSWLDNSFPADHPFSKSPIHTIDSLPELYILGSSTWSASAAAGLGIRYVFAGFINQKGTKQILDSYRNNFKPSNGKSGIKSPEAILAVHVVCADTEAEAQRQIAPVNIMYRNLSKGIIDAKLPTPDEAVKELGHLPKLEKYVPGSGIPPKFIAGTPSQLHEQLVHIAKDLNVDEIIIQDMMTDHKARLHSYDLLAEVFDLKTK; translated from the coding sequence ATGAAATTATCCATAGTAGATCTATCAACCGTTTTACCAGACGAAAGCCGTCACGACGCGCTAATGCACAGTATTGAAGTAGCCCAACATATTGAAAAACTCGGTTTTCACAGAATTTGGGTAGCTGAACACCACGGCAGTGGTTCCATCGCCGGCCGTGCTCCCGAAATATTGATCGGAGCAATAGCAGCAAATACAAAATCAATTCGTGTGGGTTCTGGGTCGGTGTTGTTGAACCACTACAGTCCGTTTAAGGTGGCAGAGGTGTTTTGCACACTCAATGAACTTTATCCAGGTAGAATAGACCTAGGTGCAGGAAGAGCAACTACAGGGCCTGTAACCGATTTTGCCCTGCAACAAGCACGTGACAGACAATTCCGAAGTAATTCTGACGAACAGATTGTGGAATTGGTTTCTTGGCTAGATAATAGTTTTCCTGCTGATCATCCCTTTTCCAAATCTCCCATTCACACCATTGACAGCTTGCCTGAACTATATATTTTGGGATCCAGCACTTGGAGCGCATCTGCCGCGGCGGGATTGGGAATTCGTTATGTGTTCGCGGGTTTTATCAACCAAAAAGGCACCAAACAAATTCTGGATTCATATAGAAATAATTTTAAACCTTCCAACGGCAAATCGGGAATTAAATCCCCAGAAGCCATTTTGGCCGTCCACGTAGTTTGCGCAGATACCGAAGCAGAAGCTCAACGACAGATTGCACCCGTCAACATTATGTACCGCAATCTTTCCAAAGGAATTATAGATGCCAAACTTCCCACCCCCGATGAAGCGGTAAAGGAATTGGGTCATCTTCCAAAATTGGAAAAATATGTCCCCGGCTCCGGTATACCCCCGAAATTTATTGCCGGCACACCAAGCCAACTACATGAACAGCTAGTACATATAGCGAAAGACCTAAACGTCGACGAAATCATTATTCAGGATATGATGACCGACCATAAAGCGCGATTGCACTCTTATGATTTGCTGGCTGAGGTTTTTGATTTGAAAACCAAATAG
- a CDS encoding RtcB family protein: MIQKIETEKIPIKLWLDDIEDGALQQAKDLANLDIAFRHIAIMPDSHQGYGMPIGGILATKDAIIPNAVGVDIGCGMCSLRTNLETIEMDELKNIMGQIRETVPVGFKHHDEKQDERWMPDLKEDLPIVSKEYERGRNQVGTLGGGNHFMEIQKGSDGYIWIMVHSGSRNIGYTVANHYHKKAVVETKKRGDDVPKDLSYFVRGTEDYDNYYKEMNYCIEFALQNRKLMMERIKDAFKEFVPEVEFSNFINKPHNFAAWETHFGGKVMVHRKGATRAEKGEWGMIPGSQGTSSFLVKGKGNPLSFNSCSHGAGRLMSRSEARRSLDLKKEVAQLKEKGVLHALRHKKDLDEAPSSYKNINEVMALQKDLVEIQVELTPLAVVKG; encoded by the coding sequence ATGATACAAAAAATCGAAACAGAGAAAATTCCCATCAAATTGTGGTTGGACGATATTGAGGATGGTGCTTTGCAACAGGCCAAGGATTTGGCCAATTTGGATATTGCATTTAGACATATTGCCATTATGCCGGATTCTCATCAGGGATATGGCATGCCCATTGGTGGGATTCTCGCAACCAAGGATGCCATTATTCCCAATGCCGTAGGGGTTGATATCGGTTGTGGCATGTGTTCCTTACGCACAAATCTTGAAACGATTGAAATGGATGAACTTAAAAATATCATGGGTCAGATTCGAGAAACGGTTCCCGTGGGATTTAAGCACCACGATGAGAAACAGGATGAAAGATGGATGCCGGATTTAAAAGAGGATTTGCCAATTGTAAGCAAAGAATATGAGCGTGGAAGAAACCAAGTAGGAACGCTAGGTGGAGGGAACCATTTTATGGAGATCCAAAAAGGATCCGATGGCTATATTTGGATTATGGTGCATTCGGGTTCTCGGAATATTGGTTATACCGTGGCAAACCATTACCATAAAAAGGCTGTAGTGGAAACAAAAAAACGCGGCGATGACGTTCCAAAGGACCTTTCCTATTTTGTACGCGGAACTGAGGATTACGACAATTATTATAAGGAAATGAATTACTGCATCGAGTTTGCCCTTCAAAACAGAAAACTGATGATGGAAAGAATAAAGGACGCTTTTAAGGAGTTTGTGCCTGAGGTTGAGTTTTCGAATTTTATAAATAAACCTCATAATTTTGCGGCATGGGAAACCCATTTCGGCGGAAAAGTAATGGTCCATAGAAAAGGTGCCACCCGTGCCGAAAAAGGGGAGTGGGGGATGATTCCTGGATCGCAAGGGACCAGCTCATTTTTGGTAAAAGGAAAAGGAAATCCCCTGTCCTTCAATTCCTGTTCGCATGGAGCGGGCAGATTAATGAGCCGCTCCGAAGCCAGACGGAGCCTTGATTTGAAAAAGGAAGTAGCCCAATTAAAGGAGAAAGGAGTGCTGCATGCACTTCGGCATAAAAAAGATTTGGATGAAGCACCCAGTTCCTATAAAAACATAAATGAGGTAATGGCTCTTCAGAAAGATTTGGTGGAGATACAGGTGGAACTAACGCCTTTGGCCGTGGTCAAGGGTTAG
- a CDS encoding DUF3784 domain-containing protein translates to MYFLIAGYNTMPKEKKAEYDIKRIASVMANIFFAMALVIISGVVINLWIDNIYVEITALFIAVFIGVPLLLILANSDKYKIDSGKKD, encoded by the coding sequence ATGTACTTCCTCATTGCTGGCTACAATACAATGCCAAAGGAAAAGAAAGCCGAATATGATATTAAAAGAATTGCCTCTGTGATGGCAAATATCTTTTTTGCTATGGCACTCGTGATTATCTCCGGCGTGGTTATAAATCTTTGGATTGATAATATCTATGTGGAAATAACTGCGCTTTTTATCGCTGTATTTATAGGTGTACCCCTGCTCTTAATATTGGCAAATTCTGATAAATATAAAATTGATAGCGGTAAAAAAGATTGA
- a CDS encoding ABC transporter permease has translation MKKFKKLVGIEFKRIFSNNVLLAIFFGAPILYGFLFGYVYQQAKVVNLPIVIIDQDRSPTTDKIIDAFNDNEGLLVSDVRYSAGDIVAEMPVKQYAAVITIPNGFEADVLQKRHPEIHVDLNMANILNANTASKNIQSVLMTLNAGMEIEGLKKQGMHPAQAYSSYESFKINFNKLYNSTGNYVTFMLPGLLAGIMQQVIFLAMALVFARDFEDGYFGSLIEESKSSLYHITLKATPFLLMLPLMWLAISFFFPYFQIDASIFNFPMLVLATLLTLASMAIGMLFSIAIPSQLKATELLMVISTPAFILSGFTWPTMAIPVWITNIAQYIPLTQFLSGFRKIAFYGGDLSAIKGEIGMLLLITTVSFLVMVLLLQMKIWLFGKKNKTTIIYSDL, from the coding sequence ATGAAAAAGTTTAAAAAATTAGTCGGAATAGAGTTCAAGCGTATATTTTCAAACAATGTGTTGCTTGCCATTTTTTTTGGTGCGCCGATACTTTACGGATTTCTGTTTGGATATGTGTACCAGCAAGCAAAAGTGGTCAATTTGCCGATAGTGATCATCGATCAGGACCGCAGTCCAACAACCGACAAAATTATCGATGCTTTTAATGATAATGAAGGATTATTGGTGAGCGATGTGCGCTATTCCGCTGGTGATATCGTCGCAGAAATGCCCGTAAAACAATACGCAGCGGTAATCACTATACCAAATGGTTTTGAAGCCGACGTTCTTCAAAAAAGACATCCAGAAATACATGTTGATTTGAATATGGCAAATATCCTAAACGCTAATACCGCTAGTAAAAATATACAATCTGTTTTAATGACCCTTAATGCAGGGATGGAAATAGAAGGGCTTAAAAAACAAGGAATGCACCCCGCACAAGCATATAGTTCCTACGAAAGTTTTAAAATCAACTTCAACAAACTCTATAACTCCACAGGAAATTATGTAACGTTTATGTTACCTGGATTATTGGCAGGAATTATGCAGCAGGTGATATTCTTGGCTATGGCTTTGGTTTTTGCAAGGGATTTTGAAGATGGATATTTTGGAAGTTTGATAGAAGAGAGCAAATCTTCTCTATATCATATCACTTTGAAAGCCACTCCATTTTTACTGATGTTGCCGTTAATGTGGTTGGCAATAAGTTTCTTTTTCCCGTATTTTCAGATTGATGCAAGCATCTTTAATTTCCCAATGTTGGTTTTAGCCACTCTTTTGACTTTGGCATCAATGGCTATCGGAATGTTGTTTTCAATCGCAATCCCAAGTCAATTAAAGGCTACGGAATTATTGATGGTTATTTCTACACCAGCATTTATTCTCAGCGGATTTACTTGGCCAACCATGGCGATCCCAGTTTGGATTACAAATATTGCGCAGTATATCCCCCTCACACAATTTTTAAGCGGCTTCCGGAAAATTGCGTTTTATGGTGGGGATTTGTCAGCAATAAAAGGAGAAATAGGAATGCTGTTATTAATTACAACAGTTTCTTTTTTGGTTATGGTGCTATTGCTTCAGATGAAAATTTGGTTGTTTGGAAAGAAAAACAAAACGACTATTATTTATTCGGACTTGTAA
- a CDS encoding HlyD family secretion protein, with translation MKMTKTIVLSLLSLAVLNSCSNEKVTSERGKVKFETISISSKLGGRISEIYVTEGQEVKKGDTLAYIDIPEVAAKMMQAEGAITSAQGQLNMAYNGATTEQLSQIEQQLNSGKAQLQFAQESYNRLNNMVKDSLISQQQFDEVKMKLSMAQAQVEALEAKRTEVRKGARAEQIEQAKGQLDRALGAKQEVTSAANEKYLIAPADMSIETISLKEGELLTPGYSLFNGYRKNSVYFRFTIPESKIYDFKIDQNLVLENPYTKEVIQAKIIAINQLAEYADITSTAPLYGLDESIYELKVVPTENVEDMTFYLNATVLIRGEW, from the coding sequence ATGAAAATGACCAAAACCATAGTATTAAGCCTTCTTTCCTTGGCTGTTTTAAATTCCTGTAGTAATGAAAAGGTTACTTCGGAAAGAGGAAAAGTGAAATTTGAAACCATTTCCATCAGCAGCAAGCTGGGCGGAAGGATTTCAGAGATATATGTAACCGAAGGACAGGAAGTAAAAAAAGGAGATACACTCGCCTATATCGACATCCCCGAGGTGGCGGCGAAGATGATGCAAGCTGAAGGGGCAATCACCTCCGCACAAGGACAGCTCAATATGGCGTATAACGGCGCTACTACAGAACAATTAAGCCAGATAGAACAACAACTGAATTCAGGAAAAGCCCAATTGCAATTTGCACAGGAATCCTATAACCGATTGAACAATATGGTTAAGGATTCCTTGATCAGCCAACAGCAATTTGATGAGGTGAAAATGAAACTTTCTATGGCACAGGCACAGGTTGAGGCTCTGGAAGCCAAACGCACAGAAGTGCGAAAAGGAGCCCGTGCCGAGCAAATAGAACAGGCCAAGGGGCAATTGGACCGGGCCTTGGGGGCAAAACAGGAAGTAACTTCCGCTGCAAATGAAAAATACCTTATCGCTCCGGCAGATATGTCTATAGAGACCATCAGCTTAAAGGAAGGGGAATTGCTAACTCCAGGATACAGCCTGTTTAATGGGTATAGAAAAAACAGTGTGTATTTCCGATTCACCATTCCAGAATCTAAAATCTATGACTTTAAAATAGATCAAAATTTAGTATTGGAAAATCCGTATACCAAAGAAGTGATTCAAGCGAAAATAATCGCGATAAACCAATTGGCAGAATATGCGGATATCACCAGTACGGCACCGCTATACGGATTGGATGAATCCATTTATGAATTGAAAGTGGTTCCTACTGAAAATGTCGAGGATATGACGTTTTATTTGAATGCAACGGTTTTGATTAGAGGTGAGTGGTGA
- a CDS encoding TolC family protein — MQFNKGIFNIVMGISIGLFSAIGFSQQMDPVLQDLINKGLNKSQTVNIKSIEAEQARVDQRLAKSVFIPKITLNGSYTRLNDDITFDEDTQNLLVATQKLLIKEGAGLPFNAPFPEGIPLKDTPNLQDKNILKTSVDVDWVLFSGLEATNAIKASKHKESSINYLGMAEKDKLALKIIETYDKLALVYASEKVLTTSEKHLDEQAHFVKKAIENGLATPIGRKKIELAQQQLAGKKLEFQHNKTLLIEVLYQLTGESKENLRILRPQLESFTLNATSNIVKRNEIKALEEAEQATIYKSRMEQSNFIPKIALKGHYEFIEDYLSLLDPKWYVGVGIQWNVFDGNQSRLKARKSKLESQIYRERIEEAEEMIDLSIVKAEQTYQSTLQNSRIVEKEIELAEDTYEMINKQYKNDLASINDVLDALTDLEKANFKLQESYFDQQRAGTELLHAKGILQY; from the coding sequence ATGCAATTCAACAAAGGCATATTCAATATCGTAATGGGCATCTCAATTGGTCTGTTTTCAGCGATAGGTTTTTCACAGCAAATGGATCCTGTTCTTCAGGACTTGATAAACAAAGGTTTGAACAAAAGCCAAACTGTGAACATTAAATCCATTGAAGCAGAGCAGGCCAGAGTGGATCAACGATTGGCCAAATCGGTTTTTATTCCCAAAATCACCTTAAATGGAAGCTATACCCGTTTAAACGACGACATCACTTTTGATGAGGACACCCAAAACCTATTGGTCGCCACCCAAAAACTCTTAATTAAAGAAGGTGCGGGACTGCCTTTTAATGCACCCTTTCCCGAGGGGATTCCATTAAAGGATACGCCAAATCTCCAGGACAAAAACATTCTAAAAACTTCCGTGGATGTGGATTGGGTTCTATTCAGCGGATTGGAAGCTACCAATGCCATAAAGGCCAGCAAACACAAGGAATCCTCAATTAACTATTTAGGAATGGCGGAAAAAGACAAGCTCGCTTTAAAAATTATTGAAACGTATGACAAACTCGCCTTAGTCTATGCTTCGGAAAAAGTCTTGACCACTTCTGAAAAGCACCTTGACGAACAAGCACATTTCGTAAAAAAAGCCATTGAAAACGGATTGGCAACTCCCATAGGAAGAAAAAAAATAGAATTGGCACAACAGCAATTGGCAGGAAAAAAATTGGAATTTCAACATAACAAAACCCTTTTAATTGAAGTGTTATATCAGCTTACGGGAGAATCCAAAGAAAACTTAAGAATCTTAAGGCCTCAACTAGAATCTTTCACTTTGAATGCTACTTCTAATATTGTAAAACGAAATGAAATAAAAGCTTTGGAAGAAGCAGAACAAGCTACCATATACAAATCTAGAATGGAACAGAGTAATTTTATTCCGAAGATTGCTTTAAAGGGGCATTATGAATTTATCGAAGACTATCTCTCGCTTTTAGATCCAAAATGGTATGTGGGCGTAGGGATACAATGGAATGTGTTCGACGGAAACCAATCGCGTTTAAAAGCTAGAAAATCAAAATTGGAAAGCCAGATTTATAGAGAGCGAATTGAGGAAGCGGAGGAAATGATCGATTTAAGCATTGTAAAAGCGGAACAGACTTATCAATCCACCTTGCAAAATTCAAGAATAGTGGAAAAGGAAATCGAGTTGGCCGAGGACACGTATGAAATGATTAACAAGCAGTATAAAAACGATTTAGCGTCGATAAATGATGTATTGGATGCATTGACTGATCTTGAGAAAGCTAACTTTAAATTACAAGAATCCTATTTCGATCAACAACGTGCAGGAACGGAATTGCTTCACGCAAAGGGAATATTACAATATTAA
- a CDS encoding Crp/Fnr family transcriptional regulator — protein MNLSEFLHSLVPFSTLELADITSHFEKENISKNTRLIEQGEICKKLYFVETGMGRSYYLKEDGKEVTQWFFGVGKFMTSVDSFFQQTPSLYYLETLEDSILYSISKEEMDLLFAKYQKMEQLGRLVSIEMLTKVVNKLNAIQFQTARERYDYMLAEFPDISYRVPLGHIASYLGMTQETLSRIRRG, from the coding sequence ATGAATCTATCTGAATTTCTGCATTCTCTTGTACCTTTCTCTACTCTGGAACTAGCAGATATTACCTCACATTTTGAAAAGGAAAACATTTCCAAGAATACCAGGCTGATCGAACAAGGTGAAATCTGTAAAAAACTATATTTCGTGGAAACAGGAATGGGCAGAAGTTATTATCTTAAAGAAGATGGCAAGGAGGTAACCCAGTGGTTTTTTGGAGTCGGAAAATTTATGACCTCTGTTGACAGTTTTTTTCAACAGACCCCAAGCCTATACTATTTGGAAACTTTGGAAGATTCAATTCTTTATTCCATTTCCAAAGAAGAAATGGATCTGCTCTTTGCAAAATACCAAAAAATGGAACAGTTGGGCAGATTGGTTTCCATAGAAATGCTGACAAAGGTGGTGAATAAATTAAACGCCATTCAATTTCAGACAGCAAGGGAACGCTATGACTATATGCTCGCTGAATTTCCAGACATCTCCTACCGTGTACCGCTTGGACACATCGCTTCTTATCTGGGAATGACCCAAGAAACCCTCAGTCGGATTCGAAGAGGATAA